Proteins encoded in a region of the Diabrotica virgifera virgifera chromosome 4, PGI_DIABVI_V3a genome:
- the LOC126883225 gene encoding uncharacterized protein LOC126883225 isoform X2 — translation MSKIVFILGVVSCLVGHIQSEDVVACQNTAKPGYMQNDEKLSMDYNQPIHVRYPTTGFYTSQITCILISMPEPPRY, via the exons ATGtccaaaattgtttttattttaggtGTCGTAAGTTGTCTTGTAGGACATATTCAAAGTGAGGATGTGGTCGCATGTCAAAATACGGCGAAACC AGGATACATGCAGAATGACGAAAAACTCTCAATGGATTATAATCAACCGATACATGTACGCTACCCTACCACTGGATTCTATACATCACAGATTACATGTATACTG attagcatgcctgagccaccaagaTATTAG